Proteins from a single region of Cupriavidus sp. MP-37:
- a CDS encoding tripartite tricarboxylate transporter substrate binding protein, protein MNDTVPRTPLAAAPARLTDPRRRALLRGLAALGLGATAGRLHAGNAWPARPMRLVVPAPPGGGTDLFARTLAAALGKALGQTIVVDNKPGATGIIGNDTVAKASPDGYTLLFTYAAAVVINQTLQPKLPYDGLRDLVPVAQIGAGGNFLVVTPDVPARTLKEFVAHVLKRPDAYDYGSWGIGSGGHLTMEALRMQTGMKLRHVPYKGVAPILADLQGGVIKAAFVDTSSSLPLLRAGKLRALAVSGTRRAPATPDVPTMTEQGYPFDTDSWYGLFAPAGTSAAIVQRLNAEVNRLLADAAVRERFLQLNMGMAPPKTPEQFAQTVRADVGTWGKLIQANHVTVD, encoded by the coding sequence ATGAACGACACCGTGCCACGCACACCCCTTGCGGCCGCGCCCGCCCGGCTGACGGATCCGCGCCGGCGCGCGCTGCTGCGCGGCCTCGCCGCGCTCGGCCTGGGCGCCACGGCGGGCCGCCTGCACGCCGGCAACGCCTGGCCGGCGCGGCCGATGCGGCTGGTGGTGCCGGCGCCGCCGGGCGGCGGCACCGACCTGTTCGCGCGCACGCTGGCGGCAGCGCTGGGCAAGGCGCTGGGCCAGACCATCGTGGTCGACAACAAGCCGGGCGCGACCGGCATCATCGGCAACGATACCGTGGCCAAGGCCAGTCCCGACGGTTACACGCTGCTGTTCACCTATGCCGCCGCGGTGGTGATCAACCAGACCTTGCAACCGAAGCTGCCGTATGACGGCCTGCGCGACCTGGTGCCGGTGGCGCAGATCGGCGCGGGCGGCAATTTCCTGGTGGTGACGCCGGACGTCCCCGCGCGCACGCTCAAGGAATTCGTCGCCCATGTCCTCAAGCGCCCGGATGCCTACGACTACGGCTCATGGGGCATCGGTTCGGGCGGCCACCTGACCATGGAAGCGCTCAGGATGCAGACCGGCATGAAGCTGCGCCACGTGCCGTACAAGGGCGTGGCACCGATCCTGGCCGACCTGCAGGGCGGCGTGATCAAGGCCGCCTTCGTCGATACCTCGTCGTCGCTGCCGCTGCTCCGCGCCGGCAAGCTGCGCGCGCTGGCGGTCAGCGGCACGCGCCGCGCCCCGGCCACGCCCGACGTGCCGACCATGACCGAGCAAGGCTATCCGTTCGACACCGACAGCTGGTATGGCCTGTTCGCGCCAGCCGGCACCAGTGCCGCAATCGTGCAGCGGCTCAACGCCGAGGTGAACCGGCTGCTGGCGGACGCCGCCGTGCGCGAGCGCTTCCTGCAGCTGAACATGGGCATGGCGCCGCCCAAGACCCCGGAACAGTTCGCGCAGACCGTGCGCGCCGACGTGGGCACGTGGGGCAAGCTGATCCAGGCCAACCACGTCACCGTCGACTGA
- a CDS encoding MFS transporter, with the protein MDRRVYLLTATVFLAGIAENICIGILPSLSTGLGVSLASAGQLTTVFSAVFAITALLASALLTRGDRKTLLLAALGVFALSNAVAAASPGYAVLFGARVLMAASCALVIQLAVMLATALAAPASRGRAIGLVFVGISGSLVLGVPAGMVLEQWAGWRAVFGTLALLALLPAVLLWRGLPRSPLRRTASLRATWQALADARGLCAQLVSVAMIGGHFTLFAYLSPYLQAHLGADARALTACYAALGVAGVAGAWLGGWCSDRLGAARALLACPAAFCVAMAVLPLAAVSPWLLLPALMVWGAISWSVSPIVQNFLVRQAPPDADARIGINVAAMHVGVALGAGLGGVMVDRGALAHTPWLGSAMVALAFGLALAAVRGQRWRAALP; encoded by the coding sequence GTGGACAGGCGCGTCTATCTGCTGACAGCAACGGTATTCCTGGCCGGCATTGCCGAGAACATCTGCATCGGCATCCTGCCTTCCCTCAGCACTGGCCTGGGCGTCTCGCTGGCGTCCGCCGGACAGCTCACCACCGTTTTCTCCGCCGTCTTTGCCATCACTGCCCTGCTGGCCTCGGCGCTGCTCACGCGCGGCGACCGCAAGACGCTGCTGCTGGCCGCGCTCGGCGTGTTCGCGCTCAGCAACGCCGTGGCGGCGGCCAGCCCGGGCTACGCGGTGCTGTTCGGCGCGCGCGTGCTGATGGCGGCAAGTTGCGCGCTGGTGATTCAGCTGGCGGTGATGCTGGCTACCGCGCTGGCGGCGCCCGCCAGCCGCGGCCGCGCCATCGGCCTGGTCTTTGTCGGCATCAGCGGCTCGCTGGTGCTGGGCGTGCCGGCCGGCATGGTGCTGGAGCAGTGGGCGGGCTGGCGTGCGGTGTTCGGCACGCTCGCGCTGCTGGCGCTGTTGCCGGCGGTGCTGCTGTGGCGCGGCCTGCCGCGCTCGCCGCTGCGGCGCACGGCCTCGCTGCGCGCGACGTGGCAGGCGCTGGCCGATGCGCGCGGGCTGTGCGCGCAGCTGGTGTCGGTGGCGATGATCGGCGGGCATTTCACGCTCTTCGCTTACCTCAGCCCTTACCTGCAGGCGCACCTCGGCGCCGATGCGCGCGCGCTGACCGCGTGCTACGCCGCGTTGGGCGTGGCGGGGGTGGCCGGGGCCTGGCTGGGCGGCTGGTGTTCGGACCGCCTCGGCGCGGCGCGCGCACTGCTGGCGTGCCCGGCGGCGTTCTGCGTGGCGATGGCGGTGTTGCCGCTGGCCGCGGTCTCGCCGTGGCTGCTGCTGCCGGCGCTGATGGTGTGGGGGGCGATCAGCTGGTCGGTCTCGCCGATCGTGCAGAACTTCCTGGTGCGGCAGGCGCCCCCTGATGCCGATGCGCGCATCGGCATCAACGTGGCCGCGATGCATGTGGGCGTGGCGCTGGGCGCGGGCCTGGGCGGCGTGATGGTCGACCGTGGCGCGCTGGCGCATACGCCGTGGCTGGGCAGCGCCATGGTGGCGCTTGCCTTCGGCCTGGCGCTCGCCGCCGTGCGCGGCCAGCGCTGGCGCGCCGCGCTGCCGTGA